A genomic segment from Nodosilinea sp. PGN35 encodes:
- a CDS encoding PAS domain-containing protein: MVTILCIDNDPLMPQVVSAQLAKAALDCPIALATTVQGAIAQIDAIAATASEAPLVIAHQALIDPLWLQTLYTRFPQALLVVLAASSVEAIEALVPSGQLYRCLPPAWQPAELRLTLVEARRRYRHEQQLAQMQVALTAALKDGEAHPKTHHGMALELTNTGSWELDVATGAMLWSQSHYRLMGLSPTDQPVTYATWRDAVHPDDVAQVEGAFAQAMATGTLLDLEYRVVLPDGTVRWVMTRGHGLYDNRGRPLKMLGVMVDIGDRKRIEDFLKQSQEQLQIALEFGHMAIWTWDLLSDHLIWNDIAYRLLGLEPSPEPLTYADWLQAVHPQDRASVQLEIDRANAERRPFALEYRVLWPDGTERWIADNGQSVYAADGRELRAAGIMYDITERKTAQLALQDSEARFRQLAETVREGFFVFDVAHRCYEYMNPANASLADTEALAHQGMAYWLNNIHPDDRDRVAAAAQQQFQGVPFDEEYRLWGPDGELHWVRSQGYPVRGEDGTIVRVVGITEDIGERKRDEAERKRAELALHQLNGELEQRVQQRTQELQKLAAIVENSTEFVGTASLSGEVLYINRSGRQLVGLSAEEAVDGAAIADFHSAATVARLMQEVLPIARRQGYWRGESTLRHWQTGEDIAVEQVIFLIRDAHTQEPLCMGTTCRDIRDRKRDEAKRQQSELALRQAQESLEIALEAAQMGTWYVDLTQDVALRSLRHDQLFGYATPVETWSQALTRQHVVAADQPRFDAAFAHALATGDLSFEGRVQWPDGSIHWMALCGRVYCDDNGTPLYSGGVNFDISDRKQAEINLQESEARFRQITETIQEVFWMTTADSSQTLYVSPAFERVWGISCEALYQSIGVLAEAIHPDDLAEVEAALHPDRIHDYDQVYRIRRADGETRWIHDRAFPVLNERGEVYRIVGVANDITDRKQAEQAEQDSRTMLQLVLDTIPQRVFWKDRNSIYLGCNLAFAQDLNLTPDQVVGKTDSDLPFIVNACRYRAEDAQIVSSQTPGLGYEERLPSPDPEIERWARTSKVPLTDNDGEVIGVLGCYEDITDYRQAEMQLREQEQFLRSIYEGVNQPVCVSEVAEDGTVRLVGLNPAAARLFGTTSAPVAGKSLEEAFGAQEAAEILQRYRHCIATSQPLTFERSLTVAGKTHWLLGTYNPIVNPEGRVYRIVGSLYDISDRKRAEAALQQLNAELEQRVQERTQALQQAMETAQSASRAKSTFLANMSHELRTPLNAILGFAQLMARDTALGSGNRQSLEIINRSGEHLLELINDILEMAKIEAGQVRLNPLCFDLDKLLTTLGDMFCVRAQGKGLTLAIDRHPALPRYLRSDEPKLRQVLINLVGNAIKFTAQGQVCLRLAPVEPIPVGLRPGAGLSIAFTVSDTGIGIAAEHLDGLFAPFVQVNQGAGVFEGTGLGLSISHQFVQLLGGTLTVASQPGAGSTFTFTLPMQVAAGVEETDPVLPSAQIAELAPGQPSYRILVVDDDDTHRQLLTQLLSAVGFGVSEARDGQEAIALWERWHPQLIWLDIRMPTLTGCDLARHIRAQERANDLPPTKLIALTANAFEEDRAQALAVGCDDFVRKPFQLGYVLAKLAEHLGVQYTYSPESPVVTAAPLAAADAIAALGTLSPQIRRQLHHATLQLDSELITQLIDQLPPSHRPLANLLHQHLDNFAFDTIHDLLQQIPNP, encoded by the coding sequence ATGGTCACCATTCTCTGCATTGACAACGACCCACTGATGCCGCAGGTGGTCAGTGCCCAGCTAGCGAAGGCAGCGCTGGATTGCCCCATTGCCCTGGCCACCACTGTCCAGGGGGCGATCGCCCAGATCGATGCGATCGCCGCCACCGCTTCAGAAGCGCCCCTGGTGATTGCCCACCAGGCGCTGATCGACCCTCTCTGGCTCCAAACCCTCTACACCCGGTTTCCCCAGGCGCTGCTGGTGGTGCTGGCGGCAAGTAGCGTAGAGGCGATCGAGGCGCTGGTGCCGTCGGGGCAGCTCTATCGCTGTCTGCCGCCAGCCTGGCAGCCGGCAGAGCTGCGGCTGACCCTAGTCGAGGCCCGGCGACGCTACCGCCATGAGCAGCAGCTGGCGCAGATGCAGGTTGCCCTGACCGCAGCCCTTAAAGACGGCGAAGCGCACCCTAAAACGCACCATGGGATGGCCCTGGAGCTGACCAATACCGGCAGCTGGGAGCTCGATGTCGCCACCGGGGCGATGCTCTGGAGCCAAAGCCACTACCGCCTGATGGGGCTTTCTCCCACCGACCAGCCCGTCACCTACGCCACCTGGCGCGATGCCGTGCACCCCGACGATGTGGCCCAGGTCGAGGGGGCCTTTGCCCAGGCCATGGCCACCGGCACCCTGCTCGATCTGGAATACCGGGTGGTGCTGCCCGATGGCACCGTGCGCTGGGTCATGACTCGGGGGCACGGCCTTTACGACAACCGGGGTCGGCCCCTCAAGATGCTGGGGGTGATGGTGGATATTGGCGATCGCAAGCGCATCGAAGACTTTCTAAAGCAGAGTCAGGAGCAGCTCCAGATCGCTCTGGAGTTTGGCCATATGGCGATCTGGACCTGGGATCTCCTCTCTGACCACCTGATCTGGAATGACATTGCCTACCGGCTGCTTGGCCTTGAGCCCAGCCCCGAGCCCTTGACCTATGCCGACTGGCTACAGGCGGTTCACCCCCAGGATCGCGCCTCGGTACAGCTAGAGATCGATCGGGCGAACGCTGAGCGTCGCCCCTTTGCCCTGGAGTACCGGGTGCTGTGGCCCGACGGCACCGAGCGCTGGATTGCCGACAACGGCCAGAGCGTCTATGCCGCCGATGGGCGAGAGCTGCGGGCGGCGGGGATCATGTACGACATCACCGAGCGCAAAACTGCCCAGCTCGCCCTTCAGGACAGCGAGGCCCGGTTTCGTCAGCTGGCTGAAACCGTGCGCGAGGGCTTTTTTGTCTTCGACGTAGCCCACAGGTGCTACGAGTACATGAACCCCGCCAATGCCTCCCTCGCCGACACGGAGGCATTGGCTCACCAGGGTATGGCCTACTGGCTCAACAACATCCATCCCGACGATCGCGATCGGGTTGCCGCTGCTGCCCAACAGCAGTTTCAGGGCGTTCCCTTCGATGAGGAATACCGCCTTTGGGGCCCCGACGGTGAGCTGCACTGGGTCAGATCCCAGGGTTACCCCGTACGCGGCGAGGACGGCACCATTGTGCGCGTGGTGGGCATCACAGAAGACATCGGCGAGCGCAAACGCGACGAGGCCGAACGCAAGCGGGCAGAACTGGCCCTGCACCAGCTCAACGGCGAGCTGGAGCAGCGGGTGCAGCAGCGCACCCAGGAGCTGCAAAAGCTGGCCGCCATTGTTGAAAACAGTACTGAATTTGTGGGTACCGCCAGCCTCAGCGGCGAAGTGCTCTACATCAACCGGTCGGGACGGCAGCTGGTGGGGCTGTCGGCAGAGGAGGCAGTCGATGGAGCCGCCATCGCCGATTTCCACAGTGCCGCTACCGTAGCGCGACTGATGCAGGAGGTTTTGCCCATTGCCCGTCGGCAGGGCTACTGGCGCGGCGAGTCTACTCTCCGCCACTGGCAGACCGGCGAAGACATTGCCGTAGAGCAGGTGATCTTTCTGATTCGCGATGCCCATACCCAGGAGCCGCTGTGCATGGGCACCACCTGCCGAGACATTCGCGATCGCAAGCGCGATGAAGCCAAACGCCAGCAGTCTGAGCTGGCCCTGCGCCAGGCCCAGGAGAGTCTAGAAATTGCCCTGGAGGCCGCCCAGATGGGCACTTGGTACGTTGACTTAACCCAGGATGTGGCGCTGCGATCGCTGCGCCATGACCAGCTCTTCGGCTACGCCACCCCGGTTGAGACCTGGAGCCAGGCCCTGACCCGACAGCATGTGGTGGCCGCCGACCAGCCCCGCTTTGACGCCGCCTTTGCCCACGCCCTGGCCACCGGCGACCTCAGCTTTGAGGGGCGGGTACAGTGGCCCGATGGCAGCATCCACTGGATGGCTCTGTGCGGGCGCGTCTACTGCGACGACAACGGCACGCCGCTGTACAGCGGCGGAGTTAATTTCGACATCAGCGATCGCAAACAGGCCGAGATCAATCTGCAAGAGAGCGAGGCCCGCTTTCGCCAGATTACCGAAACCATTCAAGAAGTCTTTTGGATGACGACCGCTGACTCCAGCCAGACCCTCTACGTCAGCCCTGCCTTCGAGCGGGTGTGGGGTATTTCCTGCGAGGCCCTGTACCAGTCCATTGGGGTACTGGCCGAGGCCATTCATCCCGACGATCTGGCGGAGGTGGAGGCGGCCCTGCACCCCGATCGCATTCACGACTACGACCAGGTCTACCGCATTCGGCGAGCCGACGGCGAAACTCGCTGGATTCACGATCGGGCCTTTCCGGTACTCAACGAGCGTGGCGAAGTCTACCGCATCGTCGGCGTCGCCAACGACATCACCGACCGCAAACAGGCTGAGCAGGCCGAGCAAGACTCACGCACCATGCTGCAGCTGGTGCTCGACACCATTCCCCAGCGCGTGTTTTGGAAAGACCGCAACTCGATCTATCTGGGCTGTAATCTGGCCTTTGCCCAGGACTTGAACCTTACCCCAGACCAGGTGGTGGGCAAAACCGACAGCGATCTTCCCTTTATTGTCAATGCCTGCCGCTACCGGGCCGAAGACGCCCAGATTGTCTCCTCCCAAACCCCTGGCCTGGGCTACGAAGAACGGCTCCCCAGCCCCGACCCCGAGATTGAGCGCTGGGCCCGCACCAGCAAGGTGCCCCTCACCGACAACGACGGGGAGGTGATCGGCGTGCTCGGCTGCTACGAAGACATCACCGACTACCGCCAGGCCGAAATGCAGCTGCGGGAGCAGGAGCAGTTTTTGCGCAGCATCTATGAAGGGGTCAACCAGCCGGTCTGCGTCTCCGAGGTGGCCGAGGACGGCACCGTCAGGCTGGTGGGGCTAAATCCGGCTGCCGCGCGACTGTTTGGCACCACCAGCGCGCCGGTAGCGGGCAAATCGTTAGAGGAGGCCTTTGGAGCCCAGGAGGCCGCCGAAATTCTCCAGCGCTACCGGCACTGCATCGCCACCAGCCAGCCCCTCACCTTTGAGCGATCGCTCACCGTGGCGGGCAAAACCCACTGGCTGCTGGGCACCTACAACCCCATCGTCAACCCCGAGGGCCGGGTCTACCGCATTGTCGGCAGCCTGTACGACATCAGCGATCGCAAACGGGCCGAAGCTGCCCTCCAACAGCTCAACGCCGAACTAGAGCAGCGGGTGCAAGAGCGCACCCAGGCCCTCCAGCAGGCGATGGAAACGGCCCAGTCGGCCAGCCGGGCCAAGAGCACATTTTTGGCCAATATGAGCCACGAACTGCGCACCCCGCTCAACGCGATTTTAGGATTTGCCCAGCTGATGGCCCGCGATACCGCCCTCGGCAGCGGCAACCGCCAATCCCTGGAGATTATCAACCGCAGCGGCGAGCACCTGCTCGAACTGATCAACGACATCCTCGAAATGGCCAAAATCGAAGCTGGACAGGTACGCCTCAACCCGCTCTGCTTTGACTTAGACAAGCTGCTGACCACCCTGGGCGACATGTTTTGCGTGCGCGCCCAGGGCAAAGGGCTAACCCTGGCGATCGATCGCCACCCGGCCCTGCCCCGCTACCTGCGCAGCGACGAGCCCAAACTGCGCCAGGTGCTGATCAATCTGGTGGGCAACGCCATTAAGTTCACCGCCCAGGGCCAGGTCTGTCTCCGGCTTGCTCCGGTGGAGCCCATCCCCGTCGGCCTGAGGCCCGGCGCGGGCCTATCGATTGCCTTTACCGTCAGCGACACCGGCATTGGCATCGCCGCCGAACACCTCGACGGCCTGTTTGCACCCTTCGTGCAGGTAAACCAGGGGGCCGGGGTGTTTGAGGGCACCGGTCTGGGGCTGTCGATTAGCCACCAGTTTGTGCAGCTGTTGGGGGGTACCCTCACCGTTGCCAGTCAGCCCGGCGCAGGCTCCACCTTTACCTTTACCCTGCCGATGCAGGTAGCCGCAGGGGTAGAGGAGACAGATCCAGTGCTGCCCTCAGCTCAGATTGCCGAGCTGGCACCGGGTCAGCCCAGCTACCGCATTTTGGTGGTAGACGACGACGACACCCATCGCCAGCTGCTCACCCAGCTGCTCAGCGCCGTGGGTTTTGGGGTCAGCGAAGCCCGCGATGGCCAGGAGGCGATCGCCCTCTGGGAGCGCTGGCACCCCCAGCTGATCTGGCTCGACATCCGCATGCCCACCCTCACTGGCTGCGACCTGGCCCGGCACATTCGCGCCCAGGAGCGGGCCAATGACCTGCCCCCCACCAAACTCATTGCCCTAACCGCCAACGCCTTTGAAGAAGACCGTGCCCAGGCGCTGGCCGTAGGTTGCGACGATTTTGTCCGCAAGCCCTTTCAGCTCGGCTACGTGCTGGCTAAACTAGCTGAGCACCTGGGGGTGCAGTACACCTACAGCCCAGAGTCCCCG